One segment of Anastrepha obliqua isolate idAnaObli1 chromosome 3, idAnaObli1_1.0, whole genome shotgun sequence DNA contains the following:
- the LOC129242514 gene encoding lysosomal aspartic protease-like, whose amino-acid sequence MFKFLVFLSICAALVSANLVRVPIYKNPNYRRTRASMKSEIALLRSKYNVPSARSTSETLDNELNMSYYGKITIGTPAQDFLVLFDTGSSNLWVPSSSCPTSNEACQDHNKYDSSASSTYVANGESFSIEYGSGSLTGYLSQDTVSVAGLSISNQVFAEAMDEPGTSFVYSNFDGIMGMAYQSIAVDNVVPPFYNLYSQGLVSNDVFSFYLARAGTSDQGGEMILGGSDSSYYQGDLTYTSITEQGYWQFSLDGATIDGQVMCSSGCQAIADTGTSLIVAPYNAYSVYMNVVDPDDDGVVDCSLMESLPDMEFVIGGTTFSVPASQYIYEEDGECSPAVSYMGTDFWILGDIFIGMYYTEFDMGNSRIGFAPVA is encoded by the coding sequence ATGTTCAAGTTCTTGGTATTCCTCAGCATTTGCGCCGCTTTGGTCTCGGCCAATTTGGTGCGCGTGCCCATCTACAAGAACCCCAACTATCGTAGGACTCGCGCATCCATGAAATCCGAAATCGCTTTGTTGCGTTCCAAATACAATGTTCCCAGTGCACGCAGTACCTCCGAAACGTTggacaatgaactgaatatgtCTTACTATGGCAAGATTACCATTGGCACACCAGCACAGGACTTCTTGGTGCTTTTCGATACAGGTTCCTCAAACTTGTGGGTGCCCTCATCCAGCTGCCCCACCAGCAACGAAGCTTGTCAAGATCACAATAAATACGACTCCAGCGCTTCCAGCACCTATGTTGCTAATGGCGAGAGCTTCTCCATCGAATATGGCTCTGGTAGTTTGACTGGTTACCTGTCGCAAGATACAGTTTCAGTAGCCGGTCTCAGCATCTCAAACCAAGTATTCGCTGAAGCTATGGACGAACCTGGCACCAGCTTCGTCTACTCGAACTTCGATGGTATTATGGGCATGGCTTACCAATCTATCGCTGTTGACAATGTTGTGCCACCGTTCTACAACTTGTATTCCCAGGGATTGGTTAGCAACGACGTATTCTCCTTCTACTTGGCCCGCGCTGGTACCTCCGATCAAGGTGGTGAAATGATTTTGGGTGGTTCCGATTCCAGCTACTATCAGGGTGATCTCACCTACACATCTATCACCGAACAAGGCTACTGGCAATTCAGTTTGGATGGCGCTACCATTGACGGACAAGTGATGTGCAGCAGCGGTTGCCAAGCCATCGCTGATACTGGCACCTCCCTCATCGTTGCCCCATACAATGCCTACAGTGTCTACATGAATGTCGTTGATCCCGATGATGATGGTGTGGTCGATTGCTCACTCATGGAGTCTCTACCTGATATGGAATTCGTTATTGGTGGAACTACTTTCTCCGTACCAGCTTCGCAATATATTTACGAAGAAGATGGTGAATGCTCACCTGCTGTCAGCTACATGGGCACTGACTTCTGGATCTTGGGTGATATCTTCATTGGAATGTATTACACTGAATTCGATATGGGCAACAGCCGCATCGGATTTGCACCAGTCGCTTAA
- the LOC129242755 gene encoding lysosomal aspartic protease-like: MFKFLVFLSICAALVSANLVRVPIYKNPNYRRTRASMKSEIALLRSKYNVPSSRSTSETLDNELNMSYYGKITIGTPAQDFLVLFDTGSSNLWVPSSSCPTSNEACQDHNKYDSSASSTYVANGESFSIEYGSGSLTGYLSQDTVSVAGLSISNQVFAEAMDEPGTSFVYSNFDGIMGMAYQSIAVDNVVPPFYNLYSQGLVSNDVFSFYLARAGTSDQGGEMILGGSDSSYYQGDLTYTSITEQGYWQFSLDGATIDGQVMCSSGCQAIADTGTSLIVAPYNAYSVYMNVVDPDDDGVVDCSLMESLPDMEFVIGGTTFSVPASQYIYEEDGECSPAVSYMGTDFWILGDIFIGMYYTEFDMGNSRIGFAPVA, from the coding sequence ATGTTCAAGTTCTTGGTATTCCTCAGCATTTGCGCCGCTTTGGTCTCGGCCAATTTGGTGCGCGTGCCCATCTACAAGAACCCCAACTATCGTAGGACTCGCGCATCCATGAAATCCGAAATCGCTTTGTTGCGTTCCAAATACAATGTTCCCAGTTCACGCAGTACCTCCGAAACGTTggacaatgaactgaatatgtCTTACTATGGCAAGATTACCATTGGCACACCAGCACAGGACTTCTTGGTGCTTTTCGATACAGGTTCCTCAAACTTGTGGGTGCCCTCATCCAGCTGCCCCACCAGCAACGAAGCTTGTCAAGATCACAATAAATACGACTCCAGCGCTTCCAGCACCTATGTTGCTAATGGCGAGAGCTTCTCCATCGAATATGGCTCTGGTAGTTTGACTGGTTACCTGTCGCAAGATACAGTTTCAGTAGCCGGTCTCAGCATCTCAAACCAAGTATTCGCTGAAGCTATGGACGAACCTGGCACCAGCTTCGTCTACTCGAACTTCGATGGTATTATGGGCATGGCTTACCAATCTATCGCTGTTGACAATGTTGTGCCACCGTTCTACAACTTGTATTCCCAGGGATTGGTTAGCAACGACGTATTCTCCTTCTACTTGGCCCGCGCTGGTACCTCCGATCAAGGTGGTGAAATGATTTTGGGTGGTTCCGATTCCAGCTACTATCAGGGTGATCTCACCTACACATCTATCACCGAACAAGGCTACTGGCAATTCAGTTTGGATGGCGCTACCATTGACGGACAAGTGATGTGCAGCAGCGGTTGCCAAGCCATCGCCGATACAGGCACCTCCCTCATCGTTGCCCCATACAATGCCTACAGTGTCTACATGAATGTGGTTGATCCCGATGATGATGGTGTGGTCGATTGCTCACTCATGGAGTCTCTACCTGATATGGAATTCGTTATTGGTGGAACTACTTTCTCCGTACCAGCTTCGCAATATATTTACGAAGAAGATGGTGAATGCTCACCTGCTGTCAGCTACATGGGCACTGACTTCTGGATCTTGGGTGATATCTTCATTGGAATGTATTACACTGAATTCGATATGGGCAACAGCCGCATCGGATTTGCACCAGTCGCTTAA